In a single window of the Nodularia spumigena CCY9414 genome:
- a CDS encoding ISLre2-like element ISNspu1 family transposase produces the protein MKNSIYSSFDLNKSLGQFQEKVTKLLELTNISEWDGRVFKEREEKIRESALVLAGECTALLLHKLSKSEEFLDKAMQETQGWWQTNTQKHGCKKRQILTIGNVEVSLKLPYVVERSTQPKKNQKILNEGFCPFLRYLGMSEGLTPGVFSKIAQYGAIAGSFEAARTTLIDWGINISLKRIEWLTYYFGKIGINLRQSKINSLEVGNLPTTNILKDQRVVIAVDGGRTRIRINNKGRPKLKTNRVGYTGEWVEPKLLTIYVVNEQGEKIKNGEIPITNDGTYSGFEGFLQMLEMYLVNLGISQAKQVLLIADGAEWIWIHIPPLLKKLNCPNQTYQLLDFYHAASHLQDFADAAFSTKDERQQWFKKARKTLKKGQALGLIRNMNEFIHGATGERLKILVRERNYILKAYRRRLLKYNEVASQKLPLGSGAVESLIRQVVNLRMKGNSKFWLKNHAEIMLHLRCQWIAKTWDNFCDSIFNSFIKPRTA, from the coding sequence ATGAAAAATAGTATATATTCTAGCTTCGATTTAAACAAATCTTTAGGACAGTTTCAAGAAAAAGTTACGAAACTTTTAGAATTAACGAATATATCAGAATGGGATGGACGCGTTTTCAAGGAACGAGAGGAAAAAATTAGAGAATCTGCATTAGTTTTAGCAGGAGAATGTACAGCTTTGTTACTGCATAAGCTGTCAAAATCTGAAGAGTTTTTGGATAAAGCAATGCAGGAGACACAAGGATGGTGGCAGACTAACACGCAAAAACATGGTTGCAAAAAGCGCCAAATATTAACAATTGGTAACGTAGAAGTAAGTTTAAAATTACCTTATGTAGTTGAACGTTCAACTCAACCAAAGAAAAATCAAAAAATCTTAAATGAAGGATTTTGCCCATTCTTAAGATATTTAGGAATGTCCGAGGGTTTAACCCCTGGTGTTTTCTCGAAGATTGCCCAATATGGTGCAATTGCTGGCTCTTTTGAAGCAGCGCGTACAACACTAATAGATTGGGGCATAAATATCAGCCTAAAACGCATAGAATGGCTAACATATTACTTTGGTAAAATTGGCATAAATTTACGTCAATCGAAAATAAACAGTTTAGAGGTTGGCAATTTACCGACAACTAATATTCTTAAAGACCAGCGTGTTGTCATCGCTGTAGACGGTGGTCGTACCCGAATTCGGATCAATAATAAAGGTAGGCCTAAGCTTAAGACTAACCGTGTAGGCTATACAGGAGAATGGGTTGAGCCTAAATTATTAACTATTTATGTGGTAAATGAGCAAGGTGAAAAAATTAAGAATGGCGAGATTCCTATTACTAACGATGGGACTTACTCAGGATTTGAAGGATTTTTACAAATGTTAGAGATGTACTTGGTTAATTTAGGCATTAGTCAGGCAAAACAGGTTTTATTAATTGCGGATGGTGCAGAATGGATATGGATACATATCCCTCCGTTATTAAAAAAATTAAACTGCCCAAATCAAACTTATCAGTTATTAGATTTTTATCACGCGGCATCACATTTACAAGACTTCGCTGATGCTGCATTTAGCACAAAAGATGAACGCCAACAATGGTTTAAGAAGGCGCGAAAAACTTTAAAGAAAGGTCAGGCATTAGGTTTAATCAGAAACATGAATGAATTTATTCATGGAGCGACCGGGGAACGTCTAAAAATTTTAGTCCGAGAGAGAAATTATATTTTAAAAGCTTACCGACGGAGACTTTTAAAATATAACGAAGTTGCATCTCAAAAGCTCCCTCTTGGCAGTGGCGCGGTTGAAAGTTTAATTCGTCAAGTTGTTAATTTACGCATGAAAGGTAACAGTAAGTTTTGGCTGAAAAATCATGCCGAAATCATGTTACATCTTCGATGTCAATGGATAGCTAAAACTTGGGATAATTTTTGTGATTCTATATTTAATTCCTTTATTAAACCCAGAACTGCTTGA
- a CDS encoding DNA cytosine methyltransferase, protein MLFATPEKFLEKKVKTSPRESVGCLYPYLETKKLQDGSTAFYPRVIGERDPNNPKHWRWGYNWKEKVNGVWKGRSIGSISCGAVPMIRAMQLQGATREEIIVFIKRAKTKSPSKPKLPGNAPIAVVLFSGGGGVEAGMLQAGIRPAIAVEYDPTKPKLSRAISQTHHCNFSEYRCKVIQQTVQEVAASGFQGFPQPDYLHASPVCANFSQAHTAKAGAALETPDDLSAAQAVAAAILNLQPRIFTLENVPRYLNSQSFAIILHVLESLAYRVNYSVVNMADYKLPQARRRLVLVASQDITITLPPTSKQIGWYSAIAHLIPTMPDSQLLSRQQQALSQFLATNEPAPLLIERVGGRKLAKYKPGHLPANTILRLHFTDHKGCNRNKFADIWLPNGTVKSLSIQAAAILQGFPSWYEFPPQAATAGSIIGYSVPPSFATQLFIHIQQLEQSHD, encoded by the coding sequence ATGCTATTCGCGACACCAGAAAAATTCTTAGAGAAAAAGGTGAAAACCTCACCAAGGGAATCAGTTGGATGTCTCTATCCGTACTTGGAAACCAAAAAGCTACAAGATGGCTCAACTGCTTTCTACCCCCGCGTCATTGGTGAACGTGACCCGAATAACCCAAAACACTGGCGATGGGGATACAACTGGAAAGAGAAAGTTAACGGGGTCTGGAAGGGACGCAGTATTGGCTCTATCTCCTGTGGCGCAGTCCCCATGATCCGGGCAATGCAACTTCAGGGGGCGACCAGAGAAGAAATCATCGTCTTCATTAAAAGAGCCAAAACCAAAAGTCCAAGTAAACCAAAGCTTCCAGGCAATGCACCAATCGCTGTTGTACTATTCTCCGGGGGCGGTGGCGTAGAAGCTGGGATGTTGCAAGCGGGTATTCGTCCGGCGATCGCGGTGGAATATGACCCGACTAAACCAAAACTCAGTCGTGCGATCTCTCAAACCCACCACTGCAACTTCTCTGAGTACCGCTGCAAAGTCATCCAGCAAACAGTACAAGAAGTAGCAGCATCAGGATTTCAGGGCTTTCCCCAACCCGACTATCTTCACGCTTCCCCGGTGTGCGCCAACTTCAGCCAAGCCCACACAGCCAAAGCGGGGGCGGCACTAGAAACTCCAGATGATCTATCGGCAGCGCAAGCAGTAGCTGCTGCTATCCTAAACCTACAACCACGGATTTTTACTTTAGAAAATGTTCCACGCTATCTCAATAGTCAAAGTTTCGCCATTATCCTCCATGTCCTGGAATCCCTTGCTTATAGGGTCAATTACAGCGTCGTCAACATGGCTGATTACAAACTACCCCAGGCGCGGAGGCGTTTAGTCTTGGTGGCCAGCCAGGATATAACTATTACGCTACCACCCACATCTAAACAAATCGGTTGGTATAGCGCGATCGCTCACCTCATCCCTACGATGCCCGATTCCCAACTACTGTCTAGACAACAGCAAGCTTTGAGCCAATTTCTCGCAACCAACGAACCCGCACCACTTCTTATAGAACGGGTTGGAGGACGCAAATTAGCTAAATACAAACCAGGACATCTACCAGCAAACACCATACTGCGATTGCATTTCACCGACCACAAGGGCTGCAACCGCAACAAATTCGCTGATATTTGGCTACCCAATGGCACTGTAAAGTCCTTATCTATCCAAGCAGCAGCCATTTTACAAGGTTTTCCATCTTGGTACGAGTTCCCACCCCAAGCTGCCACTGCTGGGTCAATCATCGGCTATTCTGTTCCTCCCAGTTTTGCAACACAGTTATTTATCCACATACAACAACTGGAGCAATCACATGACTAA
- a CDS encoding helix-turn-helix domain-containing protein, protein MAVLITLKKIREAQGISQNDLARITGYSVQNIQKIEQGRVSSLTLDAFDRFCKALGCLPGDLLVYTPDDDGSKETISQEQTKANITVNAKQTTNFSGRKKSVGLVLKFEQKTA, encoded by the coding sequence ATGGCAGTGTTAATTACGCTTAAGAAAATTAGGGAAGCACAAGGGATATCTCAAAATGACTTGGCTAGAATAACTGGTTACAGCGTCCAAAACATACAAAAAATTGAACAAGGTAGGGTATCTTCTCTTACCTTGGATGCTTTTGACCGTTTTTGTAAAGCGTTAGGCTGCCTTCCCGGTGATTTACTGGTGTACACGCCTGATGATGATGGGTCAAAAGAAACAATATCTCAAGAACAAACCAAGGCTAACATCACAGTGAATGCAAAACAAACTACCAATTTTTCTGGGAGAAAAAAGTCCGTTGGACTGGTATTAAAATTTGAACAAAAAACGGCATAA
- a CDS encoding DEAD/DEAH box helicase gives MTNFEPSTTKLQKQLVQKYFELSPSAQKIIQLFSVIYAPIDKKSFISCLSQADILDEKNKPFEIKTLSYQLDKLLKAGLLVQECKTGPECHPLLTEIATRHALQTGQLETLVIAVELKLPIRTHWQNDCRIFYSLRECIREIRIGIYRQDPSFINKQIEDYQKYGDSEEKISIENIFEQICNNPFDADWFNTLPQELYELGISSILLNSALKLSTSEEVFTLLEEECSTRGKHSSDYLQLIFTEQLLLRGCIQEAQQSLERISDKYRDHTLVFWGWLSFLRGENDQAIKYYTDALKALKKAKGKRQIYFNTIGGLFFILALLKDGSMQRLKEAEEYASLISRQSDHWLKFSYARLKIILQVQQGDINQKQFIVSAYISAVEEENSLQTLFCSLCLYWMDAESAKKRLPDLLEPFYRRSLASGHHWLAMESAELLSRLKPSSNYSQQAATLREDSSIQTIVDLIQPQEAWEMCLNALANLQKVPQTPGKAESELRLAWFITFYPSKCILQPREQKVNAKGEWSKGRPIAIKRLSNSLSEFNYITSQDMRVCSCIEAYNDGSYYGKVEYTFSEKAISALIGHPLVFWEDAPNIRVEIVKGEPELLVKKGKQGRLTLEFSPKLTESQNVLNIKETPTRIKVIEITAEHRRIGEIIGKDNKLNVPAIAEKQVLAAINAVSGIVTVHSDIGGGLEGAEEVPAQTLPHIHLLPANTGLKVTLLSRPFAQGGPYYRPGAGGETVIAEIDGKRLQTRRNLPEEKQLAQAAIAACPTLTRIEEQDGEWVIEDPEECLELLLELQTLGNSVVMAWPEGEKLRVRHHADLKDFNLSIQRQQDWFAATGELKLSNDLVLDMQQLLELLEKNPSRFIPLGDGEFLALTQTFRKRLDELRMFSEKHNKGIRFHPLATLGLEDFVDEVGKVKTDKHWKTHIQRLKEVQNLQPELPSTFQAELRDYQMDGFCWLARLAHWGVGACLADQMGLGKTVQALAVILNHAHEGQTLIIAPTSVCMNWVSEAQRFAPTLNIVQFAGANRQKLLDELQPLDMLVCSYGLLQQEEVAQMLSEVQWQTIVLDEAQAIKNMTTKRSQAAMNLKSGFKLITTGTPIENHLGELWNLFRFINPGLLGSFESFNQRFAIPIEKFQDKQARNKLKKLIQPFLLRRTKNQVLEELPDRTEILLHVELSREEMAFYEALRRQAISKLTESDAEAGKKHLQVLAEIMKLRRACCNPSLVMPDTELPSSKLQLFGEVLGELLENRHKALVFSQFVDHLHIIRDYLEQQGINYQYLDGSTPVAERKKRVDAFQAGTGDVFLISLKAGGTGLNLTAADYVIHTDPWWNPAVEDQASDRAHRIGQQRPVTIYRLVAKDTIEDKIVALHHHKRDLADTLLEGTDMSGKISTEALLQLIHDS, from the coding sequence ATGACAAATTTTGAACCTAGTACCACAAAACTACAAAAACAACTCGTGCAAAAATACTTCGAGTTATCCCCTTCTGCCCAAAAAATTATCCAGTTATTTTCAGTAATTTATGCGCCAATAGATAAAAAATCATTCATAAGCTGTCTTAGTCAAGCTGACATCTTAGATGAAAAAAACAAACCTTTTGAGATAAAAACCCTGAGTTACCAACTCGATAAATTGTTAAAAGCAGGTTTGTTAGTACAGGAATGCAAGACAGGTCCTGAATGCCATCCGCTACTCACAGAAATTGCGACTCGTCATGCTTTACAAACTGGACAGTTAGAAACATTAGTCATAGCAGTGGAGTTAAAGCTACCCATACGCACTCACTGGCAAAATGATTGTAGAATTTTCTACAGTCTCCGCGAATGTATCAGAGAAATCCGCATTGGTATTTATCGTCAAGACCCTAGTTTTATTAACAAGCAAATTGAAGATTATCAGAAATACGGTGATAGTGAAGAAAAAATCTCCATAGAAAATATCTTCGAGCAGATATGCAATAATCCCTTTGATGCAGATTGGTTTAACACCTTACCACAAGAATTATATGAACTCGGTATATCTAGTATCCTCCTCAATTCAGCCTTAAAATTGTCTACATCCGAAGAAGTGTTTACACTGCTAGAAGAAGAATGCTCTACACGGGGGAAACATAGCTCAGATTATCTGCAACTGATTTTCACAGAACAATTACTGCTACGGGGCTGTATCCAAGAAGCACAACAAAGTTTAGAGCGTATATCTGATAAATATCGAGATCATACCCTTGTCTTTTGGGGCTGGCTGAGTTTTCTGCGGGGTGAGAACGACCAAGCTATCAAATATTATACAGATGCTCTCAAAGCTTTGAAAAAAGCCAAGGGGAAACGCCAAATATATTTCAATACAATCGGCGGCTTATTTTTTATCCTAGCACTGTTAAAAGATGGCTCAATGCAACGCCTCAAAGAAGCAGAAGAGTATGCCAGTCTCATTTCTCGTCAATCAGATCATTGGCTCAAATTTAGTTATGCCAGACTAAAAATTATCCTCCAAGTTCAGCAAGGTGATATTAACCAAAAACAATTTATAGTCAGCGCCTACATTTCTGCGGTAGAAGAAGAAAATAGCTTACAAACATTGTTTTGTTCTCTGTGCCTTTACTGGATGGATGCTGAGAGTGCCAAAAAACGCTTACCTGATTTACTAGAACCATTCTATAGGCGATCGCTTGCATCCGGTCATCACTGGCTGGCAATGGAAAGCGCAGAACTCTTATCTCGACTCAAACCCAGTAGTAACTATAGTCAACAAGCCGCAACACTGCGCGAAGATAGCAGCATCCAAACCATCGTAGACCTGATACAACCCCAGGAAGCTTGGGAAATGTGCCTCAATGCCCTAGCAAATCTCCAGAAAGTACCACAAACACCTGGAAAAGCTGAGTCAGAACTACGTTTAGCATGGTTCATTACCTTCTATCCTAGCAAATGTATCTTGCAACCACGAGAACAAAAAGTTAATGCCAAAGGAGAATGGAGTAAAGGTCGCCCCATAGCTATCAAACGTTTAAGTAATAGCTTGAGTGAGTTCAATTATATTACATCCCAGGATATGCGGGTATGTAGTTGTATAGAGGCATATAATGATGGTTCTTATTACGGCAAAGTCGAGTATACCTTCAGTGAAAAAGCCATCTCTGCCTTAATTGGACACCCGTTAGTTTTTTGGGAAGATGCGCCCAATATTCGTGTAGAAATTGTTAAGGGAGAACCAGAACTACTAGTCAAAAAAGGCAAACAAGGTCGTCTCACCTTGGAATTTTCGCCCAAGTTAACAGAATCACAAAATGTTCTCAATATTAAAGAAACACCAACCCGGATCAAAGTGATTGAAATTACCGCCGAACACCGACGCATTGGTGAAATTATTGGCAAAGATAATAAATTAAACGTACCCGCCATTGCCGAGAAGCAAGTCTTGGCAGCCATCAATGCCGTTTCTGGTATCGTCACCGTGCATTCTGATATTGGTGGTGGGTTAGAAGGAGCAGAAGAAGTACCCGCCCAAACTTTACCCCATATTCACCTGTTACCCGCTAATACCGGATTGAAAGTCACCCTGTTGTCGCGCCCCTTTGCCCAGGGTGGCCCCTACTACCGTCCTGGTGCAGGAGGTGAAACTGTAATTGCCGAGATTGACGGCAAACGTCTCCAAACCAGACGTAATTTGCCAGAAGAAAAGCAACTTGCCCAGGCCGCTATAGCCGCTTGCCCCACATTAACTCGAATTGAAGAACAAGATGGTGAATGGGTAATAGAAGACCCAGAAGAATGTTTAGAACTGCTGCTAGAACTGCAAACACTGGGAAACAGCGTCGTCATGGCCTGGCCAGAAGGAGAAAAACTGCGTGTTCGCCACCATGCAGACTTGAAAGACTTTAATTTATCAATTCAACGACAACAAGACTGGTTTGCAGCCACTGGGGAGTTGAAATTAAGTAACGATTTGGTGCTGGATATGCAGCAACTACTAGAACTTTTAGAGAAAAACCCCAGTCGTTTTATCCCCCTTGGGGATGGTGAATTTCTGGCTTTAACTCAAACTTTTCGGAAACGCCTCGATGAATTACGAATGTTTTCGGAAAAACACAACAAAGGTATCCGTTTCCACCCATTGGCAACATTAGGGTTAGAGGATTTTGTCGATGAGGTGGGCAAGGTAAAAACCGATAAACACTGGAAGACACATATCCAACGGCTCAAAGAGGTGCAGAACCTCCAACCAGAACTGCCTTCTACGTTTCAAGCCGAACTACGCGACTATCAAATGGATGGCTTCTGTTGGTTGGCGCGTCTGGCACATTGGGGTGTGGGCGCTTGTTTGGCAGACCAAATGGGACTGGGTAAAACCGTGCAAGCATTGGCTGTCATCCTCAACCACGCCCATGAGGGACAAACCCTAATTATTGCCCCAACTTCCGTGTGCATGAATTGGGTGAGTGAAGCGCAGAGGTTCGCCCCTACCCTGAATATTGTGCAGTTTGCTGGTGCTAATCGCCAAAAATTACTGGATGAACTGCAACCGTTAGATATGTTGGTATGTAGCTATGGTTTATTGCAGCAGGAAGAAGTAGCTCAAATGCTTTCTGAGGTGCAGTGGCAAACGATTGTGCTGGATGAAGCCCAGGCGATTAAAAATATGACTACTAAACGTTCTCAGGCAGCCATGAATTTGAAATCTGGCTTTAAACTGATTACAACTGGGACTCCCATTGAAAACCACCTCGGTGAGTTGTGGAATTTGTTCCGTTTTATTAACCCTGGGTTATTGGGTTCTTTTGAAAGTTTCAATCAACGCTTTGCTATCCCCATTGAGAAATTTCAGGATAAACAAGCACGTAATAAACTTAAAAAACTGATTCAACCATTTCTGTTGCGGCGGACAAAAAATCAGGTGTTAGAAGAGTTGCCTGACCGGACTGAGATTTTACTTCATGTGGAATTGAGTCGGGAGGAAATGGCATTCTATGAAGCCTTGCGCCGTCAGGCAATATCTAAACTCACTGAAAGCGATGCCGAGGCAGGAAAGAAACATCTGCAAGTTTTGGCGGAAATTATGAAACTACGTCGCGCTTGCTGTAATCCTAGTTTGGTGATGCCTGACACTGAATTACCTAGTTCCAAGTTACAACTTTTTGGTGAGGTGCTGGGTGAACTTCTGGAAAATCGCCATAAGGCGTTGGTGTTTAGTCAGTTTGTTGATCATTTGCACATTATTAGAGATTATCTGGAACAGCAAGGTATTAATTATCAATATTTAGATGGTAGTACGCCAGTGGCAGAGCGGAAAAAACGGGTGGATGCTTTCCAAGCAGGAACAGGAGATGTATTTTTAATTAGTCTCAAGGCGGGTGGTACTGGGTTGAATCTGACCGCCGCCGATTATGTCATCCATACTGACCCTTGGTGGAATCCAGCAGTAGAAGACCAAGCTTCCGACCGCGCCCACCGTATTGGGCAGCAACGCCCGGTAACTATCTATCGCTTAGTGGCAAAGGATACTATTGAAGACAAGATTGTAGCATTGCATCACCACAAGCGCGATTTAGCTGATACCTTGCTGGAGGGTACTGATATGAGTGGCAAGATTTCCACAGAGGCGTTGCTGCAATTGATTCACGACAGTTGA
- a CDS encoding SDR family oxidoreductase — MTKLILITGISKGLGYAMTERFIQEGHTFIGCARSSAAIEKLSQKFTAPNDFTVVDVKKEPQVEKWAKDVLSKYESPDIVINNAAITNYPAPLWQVPADEFSELIDINIKGVFNIIHHFVPAMVKNKRGIIVNFSSGWGRSTSPEVAPYCASKWAIEGLTRSLAQELPAGMAAVPLNPGIIHTDMLSISFGEEAVNYTPVSDWVLKAVPYILNLKPTDNGMPLTVSM; from the coding sequence ATGACCAAACTCATCTTAATTACAGGCATAAGCAAAGGTCTAGGTTATGCTATGACCGAGAGGTTTATTCAAGAGGGGCATACTTTTATTGGTTGCGCTCGTTCATCAGCAGCTATCGAGAAACTAAGTCAGAAGTTTACTGCACCAAATGATTTTACAGTTGTAGACGTAAAAAAGGAACCGCAAGTAGAAAAATGGGCAAAAGACGTACTGAGTAAATATGAATCACCAGATATAGTCATCAACAATGCGGCAATTACGAATTACCCAGCACCTTTGTGGCAAGTACCTGCTGATGAATTCTCCGAGTTGATTGATATCAATATTAAAGGAGTATTTAATATAATCCACCATTTTGTTCCAGCAATGGTAAAAAACAAGCGTGGTATTATTGTCAACTTCAGTTCTGGTTGGGGACGTTCTACTTCTCCCGAAGTGGCACCTTACTGCGCTTCCAAGTGGGCAATTGAAGGATTAACTCGTTCTTTGGCACAAGAACTTCCTGCTGGCATGGCAGCTGTTCCTCTCAACCCAGGTATTATTCATACTGATATGCTCTCTATTAGCTTTGGAGAAGAAGCTGTTAATTATACACCAGTCTCCGATTGGGTATTGAAAGCTGTGCCATATATTCTCAACTTGAAACCTACAGATAACGGTATGCCCTTAACTGTCTCAATGTAA
- a CDS encoding 3'-5' exonuclease, with product MKLLIIDTETADNENTPCEISATLYQVEEYSGAIASVSSLIPVEANSAQAINGICPELTQAAHPIYQPSLALLREMSAIADYGVAFNAEFDSGVVNQFFPDLINQPWLCAMRDFDWGYHSINSHGGYKLTDLALWLGIGISTVHRAADDVRLLVECFNRHKNVSKLVNDAIALAQSPIVEIKALVSYEDRHKASKAKFAWDGERRIWHKSIRKCLLDNFVQSLDFDVSVV from the coding sequence ATGAAGCTACTCATAATAGACACCGAAACCGCAGACAACGAAAACACACCCTGCGAAATTTCTGCCACGCTCTACCAAGTTGAGGAGTATTCGGGAGCGATCGCCAGTGTTTCAAGTTTGATTCCAGTTGAAGCAAATAGCGCCCAGGCGATCAATGGGATTTGCCCAGAATTAACCCAGGCAGCACATCCCATTTATCAGCCCTCGCTTGCACTTCTGCGAGAAATGTCCGCGATCGCTGATTATGGAGTTGCTTTTAATGCCGAATTTGATTCTGGCGTGGTTAATCAATTCTTCCCGGATTTAATCAATCAGCCCTGGCTATGTGCAATGCGTGATTTTGATTGGGGCTACCACAGCATAAATTCACATGGCGGTTACAAGCTGACTGACCTCGCCCTTTGGCTGGGGATTGGAATTAGCACTGTCCACCGCGCAGCAGATGATGTTCGGTTGTTGGTCGAGTGTTTTAATCGTCACAAAAATGTATCAAAGTTGGTAAATGATGCGATCGCCCTAGCTCAATCACCGATAGTGGAAATCAAAGCACTGGTGAGCTACGAAGACCGTCATAAAGCGAGTAAAGCTAAGTTTGCTTGGGATGGCGAACGCAGAATTTGGCACAAATCAATTCGTAAGTGCCTTTTAGATAATTTTGTTCAGTCCCTTGATTTTGATGTGAGCGTTGTATAA
- a CDS encoding transposase, with protein sequence MVIGDREFHGIELASWLHRQGLKYVFRQKKDTTFRKKRQDFQPLHTIPLSPGDRRFYPDVNLTQNKGFGRCNLAVYWKRKYRGKQEKEPWYLSTNLTDVSTTVKIYGQRFGIEAMFKDCKTGGYNLEGSQASPDRLVRLILLIAIAMTSAWLQGQKNSIF encoded by the coding sequence GTGGTGATTGGGGATAGAGAATTTCATGGGATTGAATTAGCCAGTTGGTTGCACCGTCAAGGTTTAAAGTATGTTTTTCGACAAAAAAAGGACACTACTTTTCGGAAAAAAAGGCAAGATTTTCAACCGCTACATACGATTCCACTTTCTCCCGGTGACCGCCGATTTTATCCCGATGTCAATCTCACACAAAATAAAGGGTTTGGTCGTTGTAATTTAGCAGTTTATTGGAAACGAAAATATCGTGGCAAACAAGAGAAAGAGCCTTGGTATTTATCAACTAATCTGACAGATGTATCAACGACTGTCAAAATATATGGTCAACGTTTTGGGATTGAGGCTATGTTTAAAGACTGTAAAACTGGTGGCTATAATCTAGAAGGTTCTCAAGCTTCTCCTGATAGGCTTGTCCGTCTGATTTTATTAATTGCTATAGCAATGACTTCTGCATGGTTACAAGGTCAAAAAAACTCAATTTTCTAG
- a CDS encoding type I restriction enzyme HsdR N-terminal domain-containing protein, giving the protein MTTSIAIAEKITTLRQVEEKLGLTLSENSQFFTEWMADLPALSEAEQTRLAQVRQNYLYQISYGSLLEETIKMVVLSPLLELAGFYQAPYRFQTEVSVEIEAQGDNEEILRGRIDVLVLQARLWIVLIESKKTTFDVELAIPQTLAYMAVHPKPMQPLYGMITNGSSFLFVKTLGKQYGTSDLFATRSQHLNNLSGVLKILKHLGSIIT; this is encoded by the coding sequence ATGACCACAAGCATAGCCATAGCAGAAAAAATTACTACCCTTCGCCAAGTCGAGGAAAAACTGGGGTTAACGCTAAGTGAGAATAGTCAATTTTTTACCGAATGGATGGCTGATTTGCCTGCATTAAGTGAAGCAGAGCAAACAAGATTGGCACAAGTTCGACAAAATTATCTCTATCAAATATCTTATGGCAGTCTTTTAGAAGAAACTATCAAAATGGTCGTTCTTTCACCATTACTGGAACTTGCAGGTTTTTATCAAGCACCTTACAGATTTCAAACCGAGGTATCCGTTGAAATTGAAGCACAGGGAGATAATGAAGAGATTTTACGAGGAAGAATTGATGTTTTAGTTTTGCAAGCTAGATTGTGGATTGTTCTCATTGAGTCAAAAAAGACCACCTTTGATGTAGAGTTAGCAATTCCCCAAACATTAGCTTACATGGCTGTTCATCCCAAACCAATGCAACCTTTGTACGGCATGATCACCAACGGTAGCAGCTTTTTGTTTGTCAAAACTTTGGGTAAACAGTATGGTACTTCCGATCTATTTGCCACGCGATCGCAACATCTCAACAATTTATCTGGAGTTTTAAAAATCCTTAAGCATCTCGGTAGTATAATTACTTAA